One Terriglobales bacterium genomic window, GAATCGAGGATGCGCTCGCCCAGCAACTGGTGCTGGCGCGCGCTGGCGATGGCCTTCTGCAGCCTCTCGATGGCCAGCGGGTATTCGGTCCGGATGTAGACGAAGCCGCGGGCGACGCCGATGGCGTAGGCGGCGATGATCATCCCTTCCACCAGGGAGTGGGGGTCGGACTCCAGGAGGCTGCGGTCCATGTAGGCCCCCGGGTCGCCTTCGTCGCAGTTCCCTACCAGGTACTTGGGCGTCCTCTTCTCCTGGCGGCAGACACGCCACTTGATGCCGGTGGGAAATCCCGCGCCGCCCCGCCCGCGCAGCCCCGAGCGCGTGATCTCCTCGATCACCTGGTCGGGGGTGAGGCTGGTCAGGACCTTCTCCAGCGCCTGGTAGCCATCGCGCGCCAGGTAGTCTTCGATGCGCTCGGGATCGATGAGGCCTTTGTTGCGCAGCACGACCGGCATCTGCTTCTGGAAGAAGGGGATGTCCGCCAGCAGCGGGACCGGCTTCTTGCTCGCGGGCGAGACGTACATGAGCTTCTCGACCGGCTGCCCGTGGACCAGGTGCTCCTCCACCAGGGTGGCCGCGTCTTCCGGCTTCAGCCAGCCGTAGAAATTCCCCTCCGGCATGACCACCAGCAGCGGCCCCTGGCCGCAAAATCCGTTGCAGCCCGTCCCTACCACCCGCGCCTGGTCCTTCAGGCCGCGGCGCTCGATCTCCTTCTCCAGGGCCTGCTTGATGCGGAAGCCGCCGCCGGCCACGCAGCCGGTCCCGCAGCAGACCATCAGGTCCTTCACCTTGCCGGAGCGCAGGCGCGCCTCCTCCCGTGCCTGCTCTCTCGTCCGGCGTAGCTCTTCCAGTTTGAGCGGCATGCTAGGCCGCCTCCTTGCACTTGTGCAGGATGTCGGGCACGTCCTTGCGGGTCAGCTTGCCGTAGACCTCCCCGCCCACGGTGAGCGCGGGAGCCAGCCCGCAACATCCGATGCAGCGCACGCTCTTGAGCGTGAATTTCATGTCGGGCGTGGTCTCTTCCGGCTTGATGCCCAGGCTCTCGCTGAGCTTGTCCATCAGGCGCTGGCTGCCGCGCACGTAGCAGGTCGTCCCCATGCACACATTGATCACGTACTTGCCGCGCGGGACCACGCTGAAGGCGCTGTAGAAAGTGGCGATGCGGTAGATGTGCGCCAGCGGATACCCGGTCTCCTGGGCCAGGTACCGCAACACGCCCTCGGGAAAGTAATGCAGCGCCGCATCGACCTCCTGCAGGATGGGCATGAGCGGCCCGGTGCGGTGGCGGTGGCGCGCCAGGATGCCCGCGACCGGTTCCCGGTAGGCCGGCTCCAGCTCGATGCGCGGGGGCTCCAGGGGTTGCACCACGTTGTGCACAGGGCAGTTGGCCACGCAGGTACCGCAGCCGGTGCACTTCGACTCGTTCACGAAGCGCGGCCGCTTGCGCACGGTGACGCGGAAGTCCCCCGGCCCGCCCTGGATGCTCTGCACCTCGCTGAGGGAGAGGATCTCGATGTCGCGGTGGCGGCCGATCTCCACCAGGCGTGGCGCCATGGTGCACATGGCGCAGTCGTTGGTGGGAAAGGTCTTGTCGAGCTGCGACATCACCCCGCCGATGGCGGGCCGGCCCTCCACCAGATGGACCTTGATGCCGCCGGCGGCCAGGTCGAGGGCCGCCTGCATCCCGCCGATCCCGCCGCCCACCACCAGGGCGGCACCCACCGGCTGACTCCGCAATGGCTCAGAGGACATGGGGCAGTGCCTCCTCCGCCGGCGCCTGCCGCCGGACGCGCTCCTTCACGGCTTCGAAGTACAGCGCCAGCGGCCGGTAGATCATGTGCGACCACTTTCCGAACGACATCTCGACCAGGAGCATGGGCGTGGCCACGATCACGTGCGCGGCGTACAGGAAGTGGCAGGTCATCCCAAAGCCCAGGTAGCGGAAGACGTGCACCGCCAGCCCGCTGGCTGCGGTCAGGAGCAGCAGGATGGGAAAGACCAGGTCCTCGAAGCTGGTTTCCTTGTAGAACTCCTTCTGCGCCCGGATGCGGCCGATGAGGATGTCGCCGATCCCGTAGAAGATGAACCCGGCCGCCAGATAGCCGAGCCAGCGCTGCGGATGGTAGATGGGATAGACCGCGTCCGTCTGGAACCACCTGAGCGCGAGCAGCTTCACGGTGAGCATGAGGCCCGTGCCCAGGGCCAGCAGCCAATGTCCCAGCCAGCGGCTCCGGTCCGGACACTTGCGCATCAACTTGTGCGTGGCCGAGTGCCACACGTACGTCCACGCCTCCGCCACGTAGGCGGACACGGGCATGGGCGTCCGTCCCTCCCCGCCCATGGTCAGCCGCCAGATGCGGTAGATCCGCGAGAGCACCAGCAGCAGCGGAAGCAGCAGCACCGTGACCGCGTAGTAGGTCATGATGGGGAACATGTGCTCCAGCCCCATGGGCGTGGTCGCGAAGTCGGAGAACGGCAGACCCACGTAGGTCAGGTGATAGACCAGGATCAGAGCCACCACCAGGAGCGCCACGAAAGTCAGGGCGGCGATATGCCACGCTCGGGAGGCGAGCAGCTTGCCGGAGATGCGAGTCCAGTCGTACTGCGCGGTCAGGAAGCGCCGCAGGGTCGCCATGGACAGCCGCGGCCCGGCCTGGCGCGGGCACAGCAGCGAGCAATCGCCGCAGTCATGGCAGATCCACGGCTCCAGGCTGGCCAGCAGCGGCCCTCTCAGGCCCAGCAGGACGTAGCGGATGCTGCGGCGGGGGAAGTTCACGAACTCTGTCACCAGGTCGCAGGAAAGGGTGCAGCTTCCGCACTGGTAGCAGCCGCTGGTGTCGAAGCTGCCATAGCGCCTCACCTCGGCCAGCAGCGCCGGATCAGTGGGAATCGGAGAGGTCGCTGCGTGGTTCATGGCGGTTCACACTCCGGGCGGCGGAGCGCCGGTGGCGATCGCGATTCTTGGGAGGGCGGCGGGCGAGGGAAAGAGGTGTTGCGCGCGAGGCGGCGCCGGGGCGGGAGGAAAATCCTTCCAGGCGGCGGTCGGGATGTCCACACACACCCCCCGTACCGGGCAGTTCCGGCCCCCACCTGACGGCTGCACAGTATCACTCCACCAGGTAGAATGTCAACTAGGTTAATTATTTTCTCTCGGCGGCTGGGGCAAAGGCGGGGGGGGAAGGTGGATGCACTCGGCCGGGGTTACTTCCCGGAGGGACGCTCGCTGACCGGCATGGCTCCCACTCCCGGCAGAGGGGCCTTCCGGCCCCCGGCCGCTTCGGCCTCGAGCAGTGCATCCAGGTCGGGATAGGCGTAGATCGTGGGAGCGTGATTCTGCATCAGGCCCCCGGTGTCGGCCGTGGGGCCATAGTTGCTGTGCAGGTCGCGTCCCAGCATGCGCAGCATGGCCATCTGCTGGCCGCGATGATGGGCGGTGTGGGCGATGCGCCGGGTCATGACCCAGGCCCGCGAACGCTTCCCGTCAAAGAACATCGTGTCGCCTTCGAACCAGGCTTCGTCCCGAGTGCGCAGCGCCGCCAGCCGCTTGGCGCTGTCCTCCGCGTAGCGCCGCAGGAAGCCCAGGCGCGTTTCTTGCGCCGGCAGCGGCGGCGCCCCCACGTCGATCCCCAGCATGGTGCGGAACCACACGTCCTCGCTCACGCATTGGTGCACCATCTGCTCGTGGACACTGCGCCCGCGCGCGTCCTTGGCATGGGGCCGGAACTCGAGGTCGGCGTCGCGGAACTCGCTCCACACGCTCACCACCTTGATGCGCTCGGTCGCGTAGGTTTCAACCAGGAAGTCGTACCTCATGGGCTGGCTCCGTGCAGGCTCCCGCGCATTCTACGCCTGCGCTGAGACCGCGCTCCCAGGGATTTGCCAGAACTACCCGGCAAGTGACCGGCAAGAAAAAGAGGCCAGCCTTGCGGCTGGCCTCGAAGAGTGGAACCGCTGCCTTAAGCCGAGGTTAGAAGATCCACCTCATGCCGAAGGTGAATTGGCGGTTGCTGGTGGGGACACCAGCAGGGTTGAAGAAGAAGTTGTTCATGAACGAGCCACCGACGGTGGAGAACCCGCCATCTTCCAGGAACGGGTCCGGTGTGCCGCGGTACTGCCGGTTCAAGACGTTGAAGCCGTTGGCCTGGATCTGCAAGGTCACGCGCTCGCCCATCTTGAAGTTCTTGTACACGCCGAAGTCCAGGTTGTTGAACGTCTGCGCGCGCAGGGTGTTGCGGCCCACGCCCCCGAAGGGGTTGCCGGTGCACAGTGCCGCCTGGGTGTTATTGAACACCCAGTGGAACTGCGTCGTGCCCGCCCCG contains:
- a CDS encoding NAD(P)H-dependent oxidoreductase subunit E, yielding MSSEPLRSQPVGAALVVGGGIGGMQAALDLAAGGIKVHLVEGRPAIGGVMSQLDKTFPTNDCAMCTMAPRLVEIGRHRDIEILSLSEVQSIQGGPGDFRVTVRKRPRFVNESKCTGCGTCVANCPVHNVVQPLEPPRIELEPAYREPVAGILARHRHRTGPLMPILQEVDAALHYFPEGVLRYLAQETGYPLAHIYRIATFYSAFSVVPRGKYVINVCMGTTCYVRGSQRLMDKLSESLGIKPEETTPDMKFTLKSVRCIGCCGLAPALTVGGEVYGKLTRKDVPDILHKCKEAA
- a CDS encoding 4Fe-4S dicluster domain-containing protein, which encodes MNHAATSPIPTDPALLAEVRRYGSFDTSGCYQCGSCTLSCDLVTEFVNFPRRSIRYVLLGLRGPLLASLEPWICHDCGDCSLLCPRQAGPRLSMATLRRFLTAQYDWTRISGKLLASRAWHIAALTFVALLVVALILVYHLTYVGLPFSDFATTPMGLEHMFPIMTYYAVTVLLLPLLLVLSRIYRIWRLTMGGEGRTPMPVSAYVAEAWTYVWHSATHKLMRKCPDRSRWLGHWLLALGTGLMLTVKLLALRWFQTDAVYPIYHPQRWLGYLAAGFIFYGIGDILIGRIRAQKEFYKETSFEDLVFPILLLLTAASGLAVHVFRYLGFGMTCHFLYAAHVIVATPMLLVEMSFGKWSHMIYRPLALYFEAVKERVRRQAPAEEALPHVL
- a CDS encoding DinB family protein; this translates as MRYDFLVETYATERIKVVSVWSEFRDADLEFRPHAKDARGRSVHEQMVHQCVSEDVWFRTMLGIDVGAPPLPAQETRLGFLRRYAEDSAKRLAALRTRDEAWFEGDTMFFDGKRSRAWVMTRRIAHTAHHRGQQMAMLRMLGRDLHSNYGPTADTGGLMQNHAPTIYAYPDLDALLEAEAAGGRKAPLPGVGAMPVSERPSGK